The proteins below come from a single Crateriforma spongiae genomic window:
- a CDS encoding MogA/MoaB family molybdenum cofactor biosynthesis protein, producing the protein MNESGNKKRSADENCGCVPVDGPIRVAVITLSDTRSRDNDRSGDRIVDLLKSAGHQLVQRELIRDEPQQLIELLDAIIAQGDAQAVVTTGGTGLAARDQTIDAIQRILDAELPGFGEHFRRLSIDEIGPSAMLSRATAGRIGRTMIFCLPGSTGAVQTGVQQCILPILRHTVGLVWDDAKSESDRKDISSRR; encoded by the coding sequence ATGAATGAGTCCGGTAACAAAAAACGGTCGGCCGACGAAAATTGTGGTTGTGTCCCGGTCGATGGCCCGATTCGCGTCGCGGTCATCACGCTGAGCGACACTCGTAGTCGCGACAATGATCGCAGCGGGGATCGAATCGTCGATTTGCTGAAATCAGCGGGCCATCAGTTGGTGCAACGCGAATTGATTCGCGATGAACCGCAACAGTTGATCGAATTGTTAGACGCGATCATCGCCCAAGGCGATGCCCAGGCGGTGGTCACCACTGGCGGGACGGGATTGGCCGCACGCGACCAGACGATCGACGCAATTCAGCGAATACTGGACGCGGAATTGCCCGGTTTTGGCGAGCACTTTCGTCGGCTCTCGATCGACGAGATCGGCCCCTCGGCAATGCTCAGCCGCGCCACGGCTGGCCGCATCGGACGGACAATGATCTTTTGTTTGCCGGGGTCAACCGGCGCGGTACAAACGGGTGTACAGCAGTGCATTCTGCCGATTTTGCGTCACACCGTCGGACTGGTTTGGGATGACGCCAAGAGCGAGTCGGATCGCAAAGACATTTCGTCCCGTCGGTAA
- a CDS encoding UDP-glucose dehydrogenase family protein, which produces MKIAMIGTGYVGLVTGTCFADSGNDVICVDIDEAKIQGLREGKIPIYEPGLSDLVLRSSEEGLLTFTTDLAAAVQASRIVYLAVGTPPAADGSADLTALKTVVDTMAPHLTDDAIVVTKSTVPVGTNEYIFRRLKELLGREVDVASNPEFLKEGAAIEDFMKPDRVVVGVRRPEVGEVLHELYRPFLRTDKPFLTMSPQSAELTKYVANALLSTKISFINEMANLCEKMGGDINDVRRGIGHDQRIGFAFLFPGVGYGGSCFPKDVRALASMARDHGLNPRIMDAVDEVNSEQKKVLKDKIDQHYGGNLSGKRVAVWGLAFKPRTDDIREAPALTLLDYLLEQGATPQVHDPEASENIRAIYGDKLIYCESAMDALNGADALAINTEWKNYHNPNFSEMRTRMNGHVIFDGRNLYEPDQMVEQGFTYHSIGRTVGVAESEPLSA; this is translated from the coding sequence ATGAAAATCGCGATGATCGGCACCGGCTATGTGGGGCTGGTAACGGGGACCTGTTTCGCCGACAGCGGCAATGATGTGATCTGCGTCGACATCGACGAGGCAAAGATTCAGGGTCTTCGGGAAGGCAAAATTCCGATCTACGAACCGGGCCTGAGTGACTTGGTTCTGCGAAGCAGCGAAGAAGGCTTGCTGACATTCACCACTGATTTGGCGGCAGCGGTGCAAGCCAGCCGGATCGTCTATTTGGCCGTCGGTACGCCACCGGCAGCGGACGGCTCGGCCGACTTGACCGCGCTCAAAACGGTCGTCGATACCATGGCCCCGCATTTGACCGATGACGCCATCGTGGTCACCAAGAGCACCGTCCCGGTGGGCACCAACGAATATATCTTTCGGCGACTCAAGGAATTGCTGGGTCGCGAGGTCGATGTGGCCAGCAACCCCGAGTTCTTGAAAGAGGGTGCTGCGATCGAAGACTTCATGAAACCCGATCGCGTCGTCGTTGGTGTGCGGCGGCCAGAGGTCGGCGAAGTCTTGCATGAACTGTACCGACCGTTCCTGCGAACCGACAAACCGTTCCTGACGATGAGCCCCCAGTCGGCTGAACTGACCAAGTACGTCGCCAACGCATTGTTGTCGACCAAGATTTCATTCATCAACGAAATGGCCAATTTGTGCGAAAAGATGGGTGGCGACATCAACGATGTCCGACGCGGCATCGGCCACGACCAACGCATCGGATTTGCGTTTCTGTTCCCCGGTGTGGGCTATGGCGGCAGCTGTTTCCCGAAAGACGTTCGCGCCTTGGCCAGCATGGCCCGCGACCACGGCTTGAATCCTCGCATCATGGATGCCGTCGATGAAGTCAATTCGGAACAGAAGAAGGTTTTGAAAGACAAGATCGATCAACACTACGGTGGCAATCTGTCCGGAAAACGGGTCGCCGTTTGGGGTCTGGCATTCAAGCCGCGGACCGATGATATCCGCGAAGCTCCCGCACTTACCCTGCTAGATTACCTGCTGGAACAAGGTGCAACACCTCAAGTCCACGACCCCGAAGCATCCGAAAACATTCGGGCGATCTATGGCGACAAACTGATCTATTGCGAATCGGCAATGGACGCGTTGAACGGTGCGGACGCGTTGGCGATCAACACCGAGTGGAAGAATTACCACAACCCGAACTTTTCAGAGATGCGGACCCGCATGAACGGTCACGTCATCTTCGACGGCCGAAATTTGTACGAGCCTGACCAGATGGTCGAACAAGGTTTCACCTATCACAGCATCGGACGAACCGTCGGCGTCGCTGAAAGCGAACCGCTATCGGCATAA
- a CDS encoding NAD-dependent epimerase/dehydratase family protein, giving the protein MRVIVTGSSGLIGSAAVRHWDAAGDEVIGIDNDMRSTFFGPDGSTRWNQERLESETSNFRTAVLDIRDRDGVMDLFKNSPPDLVIHCAAQPSHDKAAAIPFLDFEVNAVGTLNLLEATRQHAPEAVFCHMSTNKVYGDAPNELPLKELDTRWEYADEKDYDGIDEFCRIDQTMHSLFGASKTAADVLAQEYGRYFGLKTGTFRGGCLTGASHSGVELHGFLSYLVHVAVTGKPYTIFGYKGKQVRDQIECSDVVKAFEAFAKNPRPGEVYNIGGGRDNAASVLECIAMIQEISGHKVNYTLGDENRKGDHICYISNLAKLRRDYPDWDIRVSLKDIISQMIAAEEAKASAANATS; this is encoded by the coding sequence ATGCGTGTCATCGTTACGGGGTCCAGTGGATTGATCGGTTCGGCGGCGGTGCGGCACTGGGATGCCGCCGGCGACGAAGTGATCGGCATCGACAACGATATGCGTTCGACTTTCTTCGGTCCCGATGGCAGCACGCGATGGAATCAGGAACGTTTGGAATCGGAAACGTCGAACTTCCGTACCGCAGTGTTGGACATTCGTGATCGTGACGGCGTGATGGACCTGTTCAAAAACAGTCCGCCCGACTTGGTCATTCACTGCGCCGCACAACCGTCCCACGATAAAGCAGCGGCGATTCCATTTTTGGATTTCGAAGTCAACGCGGTCGGCACATTGAATCTGCTGGAAGCAACGCGCCAACATGCACCGGAGGCCGTGTTCTGTCACATGAGCACGAATAAGGTCTATGGAGATGCACCCAACGAATTGCCGCTGAAAGAACTGGACACTCGTTGGGAATACGCCGACGAAAAAGACTACGACGGGATCGACGAATTCTGTCGGATCGACCAAACGATGCACAGCCTGTTCGGCGCCTCCAAAACCGCCGCCGATGTGCTGGCGCAGGAATACGGCCGATATTTTGGTCTGAAAACGGGCACCTTCCGTGGCGGTTGCCTGACCGGTGCCAGCCACAGTGGCGTCGAATTGCACGGGTTTCTCAGTTACCTGGTGCACGTCGCGGTCACCGGAAAGCCCTACACGATTTTCGGGTACAAGGGCAAACAGGTTCGCGATCAGATCGAATGCAGCGATGTGGTCAAAGCCTTCGAAGCATTCGCAAAGAACCCGCGCCCGGGCGAGGTCTACAACATCGGCGGTGGTCGCGACAACGCCGCCAGTGTGCTGGAATGCATCGCCATGATCCAGGAAATCAGCGGCCACAAGGTCAATTACACCTTGGGAGACGAGAACCGAAAGGGCGACCACATTTGTTACATCAGTAATCTTGCCAAGCTACGCCGTGACTATCCGGACTGGGATATTCGCGTCTCGCTGAAGGACATCATCAGCCAAATGATCGCTGCCGAAGAAGCGAAGGCGTCGGCGGCAAACGCGACCAGCTGA